Sequence from the Polynucleobacter sp. Adler-ghost genome:
CAGCAACACTTTTCCCAGCGCCTAAGAGTGCCATCCACTCCCTCAAGGCGGAGATGGTAATTTCACGTCCAATAATGATGAGGGCAACCCAAACCTGCACACGGTCCATATTAAGGAGAACCAATAATGCAGCAGCAACAATTAACTTGTCTGCTACAGGATCTAAGAATTGACCAAATGCAGACTCTTGCTTCATTTTGCGAGCCAAGAACCCATCCAACCAATCAGTCACTGCAGCAAAAATAAAAATGACTGTAGCTGTGAGATTCTTATCAAAGGGAGTAAGCCAGCTATCAGGCAAATAGAACACTGCGACGACAAGCGGAATTGCAGCAACGCGCAACCAGGTCAAGGCAATGGGTAAATTAAAAGGCATAGCTCAAGCATAAACTAATGCGAGTGAACTGGGCAATCAATGGAGTTGCCTATAGATTTGCTCTGCCAATGCAGTTGATATCCCTTCCACGCTGGAGAGTTCTTCGATAGTGGCATTAGAAACGCCACGCAAACCCCCAAAACGGGCGAGTAATTTTTGACGACGTTTCGCTCCGATACCCTCAATCTCTTCTAACTGAGAAACTGTTCTGGCTTTTGCCCGCTTTGCACGCATGCCAGTGATGGCAAAGCGATGTGCCTCATCCCGGATTTGCGCCACCAATAACAAAGCTGCGCTGTCAATGCCTAGTTCGAGGGATTTCCGTCCGTCCGCAAAAATAAGCGTCTCAAGACCTACCTTACGCCCCTCCCCTTTAGCAACACCAACAATCAAACTGATATCCATGCCAAATTCAGAAAGAACTTGTCTTGCCATCTCAACCTGACCTTTGCCACCGTCAATCAAAATCACTTGCGGCATCCTCTCAACAGGAAGCTCTTGGAAGTTTGTATAACGACGCTCTAAGACCTGACGCATGGCAGCATAGTCATCGCCTGGTGTAATGTCATTAATATTAAATCGTCGATATTCACTAGGCTGCATCGCATTTTTTGAATACACCACACAAGAAGCTTGCGTGGCCTCACCAGAAGTATGGCTAATGTCAAAACACTCAATACGCAACTGCTCAAGACTTTCCAACTCCAAAGCCAAAACATCAGCCAGCGCTCGCGCTCTTGCTAGCTGTCCACCAGTCTCGACCAAACGCTTTGCAATTGCAATCTTGGCGTTGCCCTCTGCCATCGCCAACCAATGCCGTCTCTGACCTTGTGGCTGATGCAGGAAAGTAACGCGCTTACCAGCTTGCGCATTGAGCAAATCATGCAAACCCTCAGGGGCTGATTGCTCAGGACTATCTTCAGCAGCTTCTTCTGGCGCCGCAATATCATCAACCAGCCTTCTTAAAGGGTGATTCAGAATCAATACGGGTGGAATTAAATTGGTAGTCGCCTCACCATCACCTGACTTCTCCTCTAGGTAATGTTGCGCAATAAAGGCTTCTAAAATTTCTGCGGGGGGTGGCAACTCTCCAGAGCTTGAACGCAAACCCTTAGGGAAATATGCTCGATCACCTAAATGGCGTCCACCCCGAATCATTGCCAAATTGACGCAAACCACACCCTCCATTTGAGCGACAGCGATGACGTCGACATCACCTTCACCATCAGCAACGGTATCCATGGACTGCTGCTGCAAGACACTAGAGAGGTCTGCAATTCGATCTCTTAGTACCGCAGCCATTTCAAATTCCATAGCATCGCTATAGGCATGCATCTTTTTTTCAAGCTCAGAGAGCACGCGACTATGATCGCCCTCTAAAAAACGTGTTGCCTGTGCTACGTCCTGCCCATATTGATCTGCGTTCAGACGACCAACACAAGGTGCGCTACAGCGATGAATTTGATGCAATAAACAAGGACGACTACGATTTTTGAATACCGAGTCTTCGCAAGTTCTCAGGCGAAAGACTTTCTGCAAAATCTGCACGCTATTACGTACTGCCCATGAATTAGGAAACGGTCCAAAGTAGTGATTACGCTTATCTGTTTTTCCTCGATAGGAGGCCAGACGTGGAAACTGGTGCCCCGTCAACATTACATAGGGATAGGACTTATCATCTCGGAAGAGAATATTGAATGGAGGAGCTAACTCCTTAATCAAATTGTTCTCTAGAATTAAGGCTTCGGTTTCCGAGCGTGTTACTGTAGTTTCGTAGCGGGCGATTTTTCCCACCATCAGCTCTATCCGTGGTGAAAGCTGAGTTCGCTGGAAGTAACTAGATACCCGCTTTTTGAGGTTGCGCGCTTTTCCGACATACAAAATATATCCCGCCTCATCAAAGAAGCGATACACCCCCGGCAATCCGGGTAGCCGTTTAACATCCTGCTGAAGGGTTTCAAAAAGCGAATTACTCATGCGTTGGGATATTTTCTGTCAAATCGTAGACAACTATGGTGATGCCGGTGTTTGCTGGCGCCTAGCAAGAAGCTTAACAAGTCTTCATGGCCAAGACGTGCGCATTTTCTGTGACGATCTCCCAACCCTTAATTTACTCGCTTCTGGGGTTGACCCAGAAATCAAGCGTCGTATCGATATCCAGCCCTGGGAAGCAAGTCATAACAATAGCCGTCATCCAGTTGAGGCACCGGATGTGGTGATTGAGGCATTTGGGTGTGATCTACCAGAGCGTTACCTTGCGGGCCTACTGATTGCACCCAAAAAACCTATCATCATTAATCTGGAGTATTTAACTGCCGAGCCCTGGATTGTGGACTTTCATCAGAAAGCATCCCCGCAGGCACACGGTATTCCGAAATATTTTTTCTTTCCTGGATTCCAGACTAATGCAGGTGGAATTTTGATGGATCCAATTCCTCAAGAGTCATCACTGACAGAACAATGGGTTCCCGAGAGCCTCAGTGCAAGCTGGAGACTCTTGCGAGCTAATGCAAAACGTATCAGCGTCTTTTGCTACCCAGGCGTACCACTCCTGAAATGGCTGGAGGATCTAGCAACATTAGATGAGAACTTTGACATCGTCCTGACGCATGGTCAGCTTGAGCAATTGCAGTTCAGTTCTGGTCATCCAACTAAGGCACTTGTCCTGCCCAACTCGATTCAACTCATCTCAATTCCTTTTGTCTCTCAAGATGAATATGATTGGGCTCTCTCTCAATGCGACTTCAATATTGTTCGGGGCGAGGATTCTTTTGTCCGAGCGCAGTTGGCTGGGAAACCCTTCATCTGGCATATTTACCCACAAGAAGATCACGCGCACGAAACCAAGTTGGCTGCATTTTTAGATCTCTATCTTGAAGATGCATCTCAAGAACTTAAACATGCCGTCATTGCCGCAATGACTTGGGCAATGCCTAGCAAGTGGCACCAATCCATGGATGACTGGAATACCCATTCCAAGGCTTGGCGAGCAAATTTATTAGAAAAACAAGCCGATGGTGGCCTAGCTGTCCGTCTAATGAGCTTTATAGCCTGATCTTGGGCTAAATATACCTGCGGGCGGTTACAATCTTGTTTTTGATAAAAACCGCAGAAAAACAGCTCTGCACCCAGGAATAGCAAGATGAAAACAGCACAAGAACTCCGCGTTGGTAACGTAGTCATGATCGGCACTGATGCCATGGTCGTTTTAAAAGCAGAATACAGCCGCTCTGGCCGTAACTCCTCTGTTGTGAAAATGAAATTCAAGAACTTGTTAACTGGCGCGCCTAATGAAGGCGTATTTAAAGCAGATGACAAGTTTGATGTGGTGATCTTGGATAAAAAAGATTGCACCTATTCTTACTTCGCAGATCCAATGTATGTATTTATGGATACCGAGTACAACCAATATGAAGTGGAAGCTGAATTCATGGGCGATGCATTGCATTACCTAGAAGAAAGTATGCCTTGCGAAGTCGTGTTCTACGAAGGTAAAGCACTCTCTGTAGCAATGCCAAACTCGTTGGTTCGTGAAATCATTTACACAGAGCCAGCAGTTAAAGGCGATACCAGCTCAGGCAAAGTCTTGAAGACTGCAAAATTAGCTACCGGCTATGAATTGCAAGTGCCATTGTTTTGCAACACCGGCGACAAAATCGAGATCGATACTCGCACAGGTGAATATCGTAGCCGCGCTAACTAATTAGATCACTCGATATGCAATAGCCCGGTACGCCGGGCTTTTTTATTGCCTAGGCAATAAGCTTCAATTGCTTGAGCAAGCCTTTCGCATGCTGGTATTGCGCTTCGCCTTGTAATTCATCCCAAGTAGGAGCTTCAGCGGTTGGCATCAAGCGATTTAATCGAGTTGCAGATTCAGCCTGTTTTGTTTTGGAAACTTTTAGCTGACTCAGCAATTGATCTGCGAGATCAGGGCGATTGCAAATTAATACTGCATCGCATCCTGCCTCAAGCGCCATATCAGCGCCTTTAACTACAGAACCAGCCACACTGGCGCCTTCCATTGAAAGGTCATCGCTAAAGATCACACCTTCAAATCCCAACTCTTGACGCAAGATGGAATGCAGCCAAATCTTAGAAAATCCCGCTGGATTTTTATCTACTTGTGGATAAATCACGTGAGCTGGCATTACTGCAGTCAAACTCAAATCTAACCACTCGTAAGGCTTAGCATCGTCATCTAAAATCTTTTGTAGTGAACGCTCATCAACTGGAATGGCCACATGCGAATCTGCCTCTGCCCAGCCATGACCCGGAAAATGCTTGCCGCAATTCGCCATACCCGCCAGTCGTAAGCCTTCGTTCAAACTCTTAGCCAATGCAAAGGTGATTTGTGGATCACGACTAAATGCACGATCACCAATTACACCGCTACGACCAAAGTCTAAATCTAGGACAGGAGTAAAGCTAAAATCCACGCCACAAGCTCTTAATTCGGCAGCTAAGATATATCCACAGGCAGTTGCAGCTGC
This genomic interval carries:
- the pgsA gene encoding CDP-diacylglycerol--glycerol-3-phosphate 3-phosphatidyltransferase, translating into MPFNLPIALTWLRVAAIPLVVAVFYLPDSWLTPFDKNLTATVIFIFAAVTDWLDGFLARKMKQESAFGQFLDPVADKLIVAAALLVLLNMDRVQVWVALIIIGREITISALREWMALLGAGKSVAVHMVGKLKTTAQLVAIPFLLLNDTIFGWLNCAQVGTWLIWIASFLTLWSMFYYMKKALPQLVEKAD
- the uvrC gene encoding excinuclease ABC subunit UvrC, translating into MSNSLFETLQQDVKRLPGLPGVYRFFDEAGYILYVGKARNLKKRVSSYFQRTQLSPRIELMVGKIARYETTVTRSETEALILENNLIKELAPPFNILFRDDKSYPYVMLTGHQFPRLASYRGKTDKRNHYFGPFPNSWAVRNSVQILQKVFRLRTCEDSVFKNRSRPCLLHQIHRCSAPCVGRLNADQYGQDVAQATRFLEGDHSRVLSELEKKMHAYSDAMEFEMAAVLRDRIADLSSVLQQQSMDTVADGEGDVDVIAVAQMEGVVCVNLAMIRGGRHLGDRAYFPKGLRSSSGELPPPAEILEAFIAQHYLEEKSGDGEATTNLIPPVLILNHPLRRLVDDIAAPEEAAEDSPEQSAPEGLHDLLNAQAGKRVTFLHQPQGQRRHWLAMAEGNAKIAIAKRLVETGGQLARARALADVLALELESLEQLRIECFDISHTSGEATQASCVVYSKNAMQPSEYRRFNINDITPGDDYAAMRQVLERRYTNFQELPVERMPQVILIDGGKGQVEMARQVLSEFGMDISLIVGVAKGEGRKVGLETLIFADGRKSLELGIDSAALLLVAQIRDEAHRFAITGMRAKRAKARTVSQLEEIEGIGAKRRQKLLARFGGLRGVSNATIEELSSVEGISTALAEQIYRQLH
- the earP gene encoding elongation factor P maturation arginine rhamnosyltransferase EarP; translation: MRWDIFCQIVDNYGDAGVCWRLARSLTSLHGQDVRIFCDDLPTLNLLASGVDPEIKRRIDIQPWEASHNNSRHPVEAPDVVIEAFGCDLPERYLAGLLIAPKKPIIINLEYLTAEPWIVDFHQKASPQAHGIPKYFFFPGFQTNAGGILMDPIPQESSLTEQWVPESLSASWRLLRANAKRISVFCYPGVPLLKWLEDLATLDENFDIVLTHGQLEQLQFSSGHPTKALVLPNSIQLISIPFVSQDEYDWALSQCDFNIVRGEDSFVRAQLAGKPFIWHIYPQEDHAHETKLAAFLDLYLEDASQELKHAVIAAMTWAMPSKWHQSMDDWNTHSKAWRANLLEKQADGGLAVRLMSFIA
- the efp gene encoding elongation factor P — translated: MKTAQELRVGNVVMIGTDAMVVLKAEYSRSGRNSSVVKMKFKNLLTGAPNEGVFKADDKFDVVILDKKDCTYSYFADPMYVFMDTEYNQYEVEAEFMGDALHYLEESMPCEVVFYEGKALSVAMPNSLVREIIYTEPAVKGDTSSGKVLKTAKLATGYELQVPLFCNTGDKIEIDTRTGEYRSRAN
- the nagZ gene encoding beta-N-acetylhexosaminidase, translated to MSKSTMKPGPVTLDVAGLELNAEDRRRILHPLTGGVILFGRNFVNRKQITKLTSEIKKIRSDVLISIDHEGGRVQRCRTDGFTHLPTMRKLGELWGAKNKSIHSAQSAAIAMAAATACGYILAAELRACGVDFSFTPVLDLDFGRSGVIGDRAFSRDPQITFALAKSLNEGLRLAGMANCGKHFPGHGWAEADSHVAIPVDERSLQKILDDDAKPYEWLDLSLTAVMPAHVIYPQVDKNPAGFSKIWLHSILRQELGFEGVIFSDDLSMEGASVAGSVVKGADMALEAGCDAVLICNRPDLADQLLSQLKVSKTKQAESATRLNRLMPTAEAPTWDELQGEAQYQHAKGLLKQLKLIA